TTTgtgtattattaaatgccgTGTAACACCAGAACACAAAGTTAAAGGGAAACTATACGTCGTGTCTGCTACAATAGATGAGACGGcagaaaaaatcataaaagtaGAATGTAATGATTGCGCAGCAGCAGCAGGAGGGTGCAAACACGccatttgttttgtaatttggCTTGTTAAACGATCAGATGAGCCATCGGTTACATCAACTGTTTGCTATTGGACTAAACCCAGACTTGCCGCAGCTGTTACAGATAAGCAGTTTGTTTTGGCCAAAAATTTGGGAAGAAAAAGGAAAGTTCCTGAAGATATAAATGTGAATGTAACATTATCCACATTTACTAATGAGTGTAATCTGCGCAATATATCTGAAggaatgattttaaaatattgccaaGAACAGCAGCCTGCACTGATAGATTTAaccgtttttaatttaatgctCCAGTTTGTTCAAGATGTCCAATATGATCACAGTTACATGGCATTTAAATCATGGTATGCAAACATCATTACAGACAACCTCAAAAACCAAATAgctgaaaaaactaaaaaacagtCTGACTCTAAATTGTGGCATGCAATGCGTCAGGGTAGAGTGACTGGTTCAAAAATTTATGAGGCAGTGAAATGCAAAACTACAGATGGTGCATTAGTGAACAGTATTTTAGGAGGTTATAAAGTGCCAGAGACGCAAGCCATTAAAAGAGGCAAAACATTGGAAAATCTTGTTATACAGGAGCTTGAAATACAACTTAATATCCACGTTGAGAAACAGGGCATAATTTTACTATCCCCTATCATTGGAGTATCCCCAGATGGCATTTGCAAGGACTTTGTCATTGAAGTGAAAAGTCCAATGAGCCATAAAGCAATGAAAAGGTACATAAacgaaaatgaaattaaagaaaaatttaaagctCAAATAATGCTCCAGATGTTTGCTGctgaaaagaaaaaaggaTTATTTTGTGTAGCTGATCCACATTTTGAACTAAACAAAATCATTCACAAATACTGGATCCTTTATGATGATGAATATATGCAACATTTGTTAAGGGGTGCTGAAAATTTCTGGGAAACATATATTTTCCCAAAAATGTTGGAAAgcgttaaataaatagaacttttaaaaaaacagtcttttattattagaaaattatgaaaatcatAGGCTtattaagattaaataaaataagtatttaacaAAACTACATACATATTAAGTTTGAACTTAATAATTTCTTAGTAAATTTAACCTAAATGTCCTTACATACAGAAATCACACTGTTCAAAATTACTTTTACAGcctattcattatttatatttaatatagacCTTAATAAATTGATCAAACCACATACTATGGTCCCCACTTCATCTATCGtggttttaacaattttttactatggaactttataaattaatcaaacCATATGCTATTGTGGTGACAATAGCATGTGgtttgattaatttataaagtcATTCTCAGTCAGTCATAAAGTCATTATAAGatcgttgcgtagtttgaaagatttaagcatacagaggaacagagaaagtgacctttgttttatactatgtagtgataatagaatgtggttttaacaattttttactaTGGAACTTTGTAAATTAATCAAACCACATGCTATTATCACTTCTTCATCAATGTATTGaattaacttattattaataacagaATGTggttttaacaatttaaataatcttaTTCTCCTAATAACCCTCTCTATGTGAATGCGTAGACTGGCAATAACTTTACTTTGAATGGcttctttttttgttaatttaacattttttataacacttgGTGGACGAAGAAGCTTTATGCCTTTTTTAGTCAATAAAGTATCAATATGTTTGAATCCCCGATCTGCTAATATTGAGCAGTTAGGTGGTAACACATCTAAAAATCTAGATACTTCCACTATGTTTGTATCAGATATCCTACCACCATGGCCAGCTGATACAAAAACAATGAAACCATCAGGTGTTGAagccaataaatattttagtgtgTTAGCATTTTTATACTGAGACCAGGTCAGTGATTGCTCTATGGGCTTGGATggtttttctatttctatttcaaaACAATCTATTATGCAATATATATTTGAGTattctttatttgttttaaaagaaGATGGTAAGTTTCGTTTTACAGTCAAAATAGGGGGACAGAAAatcaattgtttaaaaaaattagataGTAAATAAAgagctttataaaatatacgcCATAAAGTGCTTAGAGATATACAAAACATGTCTGATATTTGCCtgaatgataaattatttttaattttgtataatgttattataatatgtatagattttaattttaaatgagactcaaaaaagtttattaaccaataataattttgtggtAATCCTATGTAATCTAATggccttttttcaattatttctagcatgaaggatttttgtatgttttcgTTGGTAATGTCAGAAACATCTACAgaagtagtagtagtagtgcTACCCTGTGTTGATGGTATGGCATCATCAATATCAATTTGTTCCCTATTAAAGTCATCATCATCGTGACAAAAAGATGATGGAGCTGTCTTAATTTTACTCAAAGAACAGTTAGTGGTCCGATCTGCCATTTTTGGTTTCACTTGCACAcctttattacataataaaatcttaatttcTGTGACACTATCTATCTCCATTGGAATTGCTGCTGATGATGTGCTTGGCTGAGGTTCCCTTAATGGAGATATGTTGGGTTGAAGGGACTGCGGTAAAGAAGCTTTGAGTTTGGGTCGTCCTCTCATAGTTGACCAATACATGTAGTTAGTTATATCTTCTTTTAACTGCAACAAATATTGATGTAAATAATGGATTGAAAGAAATTTTAGTTGGTAAATATATTgccagaaaaatatttaagtattgaTTTGAGAATCAAAATCTATGATCTATCAATATCACTAAAATcaattgttaattataatgttacaTTCAGATGATCTTCACAGTACAGGCTACGCTTAGGGCAATCAACACCCACTGCTTTACACCAGTCTTGCTTAGACGCACTGGGCACcacaaaaaacattttttctttatgtttAATAGAATTGTTCTTGCAGGAAggaacaaaacaatatttggCCTCTTTAAAAggtgtatatttttcatttggaTTCATCGTGAGATTAAAatccaaaacaaaaacaaaatagcaCGTTCTAACAATAACTTGAACAATTCACAAATACTACCTACT
This is a stretch of genomic DNA from Colias croceus chromosome 4, ilColCroc2.1. It encodes these proteins:
- the LOC123690833 gene encoding uncharacterized protein LOC123690833, giving the protein MNPNEKYTPFKEAKYCFVPSCKNNSIKHKEKMFFVVPSASKQDWCKALKEDITNYMYWSTMRGRPKLKASLPQSLQPNISPLREPQPSTSSAAIPMEIDSVTEIKILLCNKGVQVKPKMADRTTNCSLSKIKTAPSSFCHDDDDFNREQIDIDDAIPSTQGSTTTTTSVDVSDITNENIQKSFMLEIIEKRPLDYIGLPQNYYWLINFFESHLKLKSIHIIITLYKIKNNLSFRQISDMFCISLSTLWRIFYKALYLLSNFFKQLIFCPPILTVKRNLPSSFKTNKEYSNIYCIIDCFEIEIEKPSKPIEQSLTWSQYKNANTLKYLLASTPDGFIVFVSAGHGGRISDTNIVEVSRFLDVLPPNCSILADRGFKHIDTLLTKKGIKLLRPPSVIKNVKLTKKEAIQSKVIASLRIHIERVIRRIRLFKLLKPHSVINNKLIQYIDEEVIIACGLINLQSSIVKNC